The Virgibacillus dokdonensis genome includes a window with the following:
- a CDS encoding YqzM family protein: MNEFEKDIQSKTNDVVDNIKGFTFSFVFFLLIFAIGVTISVLGS; the protein is encoded by the coding sequence ATGAACGAATTTGAAAAAGACATTCAGTCTAAAACAAATGACGTCGTTGATAACATTAAAGGCTTTACATTTTCATTTGTATTCTTTTTGTTAATTTTTGCAATCGGGGTAACCATTAGTGTGCTTGGATCTTAA
- the holA gene encoding DNA polymerase III subunit delta, whose translation MDYIEVVKQLNKKQLAPLYLFYGTESFFIQQLKNKLKRVTINDDIDNLTVYDLDETPIEDVISDVETFPFFGERKLIIANNASFLTAKQGKNAVEHQLEILETYLSNPVDYSILLIIAPYEKLDERKKITKLLKKQATVAHCREVKEYELRKWMKQLADQLKIEITDEVYDMLESEISTNLHLLESELHKFSLYVGEGGLVTKEIANQLLSHTATSSSLRLADAVMKRDLAQAIEIYKDLEKQKEEPIALVGLLAFQFRILLRVKLLKQKGYTQGQMVKQLGAHPYVIKLALEREAKFTVRALHYFMNQLAEADSVMKQGGMEKDVAFEMLLYQLVKRNGA comes from the coding sequence ATGGATTACATAGAAGTAGTCAAACAATTAAATAAGAAACAGCTAGCACCTCTATATTTATTTTATGGAACTGAATCCTTTTTTATACAACAATTAAAAAATAAATTAAAACGAGTTACAATTAACGATGATATAGATAATTTAACCGTGTATGATTTAGATGAAACTCCTATTGAAGATGTGATTTCTGATGTGGAAACCTTTCCCTTTTTTGGTGAACGCAAATTAATTATTGCGAACAACGCTTCATTTTTAACAGCAAAACAAGGAAAAAATGCAGTGGAACATCAGTTGGAAATTCTGGAAACGTACTTATCAAATCCTGTAGATTATTCTATTTTACTAATTATTGCTCCATATGAGAAGTTAGATGAAAGGAAAAAAATAACAAAATTATTAAAAAAGCAGGCAACAGTTGCTCATTGTAGAGAAGTAAAAGAGTATGAATTACGAAAATGGATGAAACAACTGGCAGATCAACTGAAAATTGAGATAACAGACGAAGTATATGATATGCTCGAATCAGAAATTTCAACCAATCTTCATCTTTTGGAAAGCGAATTACATAAATTTTCTTTGTATGTCGGAGAAGGCGGGCTGGTGACCAAAGAAATTGCTAATCAATTATTGTCTCATACTGCTACAAGCTCATCGCTTCGATTGGCGGATGCAGTTATGAAACGGGATTTAGCTCAGGCAATTGAAATCTATAAAGATTTAGAAAAGCAAAAAGAAGAACCAATCGCTTTGGTAGGTTTGCTCGCATTTCAGTTTCGCATCTTGTTAAGAGTGAAGCTTTTAAAACAGAAAGGCTATACGCAGGGCCAGATGGTAAAACAACTTGGTGCCCATCCATATGTAATTAAATTAGCTTTAGAACGTGAAGCAAAATTCACAGTAAGAGCGCTACACTATTTTATGAACCAGCTTGCAGAAGCGGATAGTGTAATGAAGCAGGGTGGTATGGAAAAAGATGTAGCATTTGAAATGCTTTTATATCAATTAGTGAAACGAAATGGTGCTTAA
- the rpsT gene encoding 30S ribosomal protein S20, producing MANIKSAIKRVDTNRKKRSNNNTQKSAMRSHIKHVEKLIEAKDKENASIAYNVAKKAIDKAVQKGVVHQNFGNRQKSRLANKINQLGA from the coding sequence ATGGCAAACATTAAATCTGCAATTAAACGTGTTGATACAAATAGAAAAAAGCGTTCAAATAATAATACACAAAAATCAGCTATGCGTTCTCATATCAAACATGTTGAAAAGTTAATTGAAGCAAAAGATAAAGAAAATGCAAGCATCGCTTACAACGTAGCTAAAAAAGCAATTGATAAAGCTGTACAAAAAGGCGTCGTTCATCAAAATTTCGGAAACCGTCAAAAATCACGGCTAGCTAACAAAATTAACCAGCTTGGCGCATAA
- the gpr gene encoding GPR endopeptidase — protein sequence MYVEKREQTEKSLKGVNIKEKEKDGVKVSYVNIDQTGAKMLQKKPGTYITIYADGVKRQDTDRQHLAAQVLAEELEELLSANGISPDAKGLIVGLGNWNVTPDALGPMTVEKVLVTSHLFRLEHETVSSGYRSTAAVTPGVMGVTGIETSNIIFGIVEKFEPDFVICVDALASRSIERVNETIQLSNTGIHPGSGVGNKRKEISYETLGIPVMAIGVPTVVDAVTIASDTIDFILKHFGREWREKDAPSKALTPAGLAFGDRSLSDDDMPEKEKRETFLGVVGGLENEEKRQFISEVLTPLGHNLMVTPKEVDGFMKDMATVLANGINAALHEKIDVDNVSAYSR from the coding sequence ATGTATGTAGAGAAGCGAGAGCAAACGGAAAAGTCATTAAAAGGTGTGAATATTAAAGAAAAAGAGAAAGATGGTGTAAAAGTTTCTTACGTAAATATTGATCAAACGGGTGCTAAAATGCTGCAAAAAAAACCTGGAACGTATATTACGATTTATGCAGATGGGGTAAAACGTCAAGATACAGATAGGCAACACTTGGCAGCTCAAGTTTTAGCAGAGGAACTAGAGGAACTTCTAAGTGCAAATGGAATTTCCCCAGATGCTAAAGGACTTATTGTTGGTCTAGGTAATTGGAATGTAACTCCTGATGCACTTGGTCCAATGACAGTAGAGAAGGTTTTGGTTACAAGTCATTTGTTTCGTCTAGAGCACGAGACAGTTTCAAGTGGGTATCGATCAACGGCAGCAGTTACACCAGGGGTTATGGGAGTAACAGGAATTGAAACAAGCAATATTATTTTCGGTATTGTGGAAAAGTTTGAACCAGATTTTGTTATTTGTGTGGATGCACTCGCTTCACGATCGATAGAAAGGGTGAATGAGACCATTCAATTGTCTAATACAGGCATACACCCAGGATCCGGTGTAGGAAATAAGCGTAAAGAAATTAGCTATGAAACATTAGGAATACCTGTTATGGCAATCGGCGTTCCTACTGTCGTTGATGCAGTAACGATTGCCAGTGATACGATCGATTTTATCTTAAAACATTTTGGTAGGGAATGGCGAGAAAAAGATGCACCTTCAAAAGCTTTAACTCCGGCTGGTCTAGCATTTGGCGACCGTAGTTTAAGTGATGATGATATGCCGGAAAAAGAAAAGCGTGAGACATTTCTTGGAGTAGTAGGTGGTCTTGAAAATGAAGAAAAAAGACAGTTTATCTCAGAGGTGCTTACTCCTTTAGGGCATAATTTAATGGTTACACCCAAAGAAGTAGATGGGTTTATGAAGGATATGGCAACTGTTCTTGCTAATGGAATAAACGCAGCACTTCATGAGAAGATCGACGTAGATAATGTTAGTGCTTATAGCAGATAG
- the spoIIP gene encoding stage II sporulation protein P: MRAKAIRVFLPKSSVYIIGFIFLFLFIAAMTAIKPAYRLSSEMITEWTSDLDSSFFYYLLSKENRAFDEGFPAGKGEPDVINTLFQMVTSLKPNDPRSLLRNEVPGFSHFDNRMVVAGQGTDFTNFPIESSPPLKEVLKERQAIIEGSEEEEKEEAKKNQERSEATPSTGDRQVVYVYNSHNRESFLPHLPGVEDPNEAHHKEVNITKVSNYLAKSLEENGIGTIVENKDIMNELNEKGWGYGKSYQASRQVVEEAIANNKDIQYAFDLHRDSIGRDKTTAKINGKPYARLMIVIGAEHADYEKNQKLATKLHYLLEERYPGLSRGVYTKKGAGTNGVFNQDLSNNALLFEFGGVENNLGELYRSADALADVFSEMFWDAEKVDTSS, from the coding sequence ATGAGAGCAAAGGCTATACGTGTTTTTTTGCCTAAGAGTAGTGTGTATATTATTGGCTTTATATTTCTATTTTTATTTATTGCAGCGATGACAGCGATAAAACCCGCTTACAGGTTATCATCAGAAATGATAACAGAATGGACAAGTGATTTAGATAGCTCTTTCTTTTATTATTTACTGAGCAAAGAAAATCGTGCATTTGATGAAGGTTTTCCTGCTGGGAAAGGGGAGCCTGATGTAATCAATACCTTATTTCAAATGGTGACTAGTTTAAAGCCGAATGATCCGAGAAGTCTATTAAGAAATGAAGTACCGGGTTTTTCTCATTTTGATAATCGAATGGTTGTAGCTGGTCAAGGGACTGACTTTACAAATTTCCCTATAGAATCATCGCCTCCTTTGAAAGAAGTTTTAAAAGAAAGGCAAGCCATAATAGAGGGTAGTGAAGAAGAGGAAAAGGAAGAAGCGAAAAAAAATCAAGAGCGTAGTGAAGCTACACCGTCAACTGGGGATAGACAAGTGGTTTACGTATACAATTCACATAACAGGGAATCGTTTTTACCGCATTTACCTGGTGTGGAAGATCCAAATGAAGCACACCATAAAGAAGTAAATATAACAAAAGTGAGCAATTACCTAGCAAAATCACTAGAAGAAAACGGCATTGGGACGATAGTCGAAAACAAGGACATTATGAATGAATTAAACGAAAAAGGGTGGGGTTACGGAAAATCGTATCAAGCCTCTAGACAAGTTGTAGAGGAAGCAATAGCAAATAATAAGGACATTCAATATGCATTTGATTTACATCGGGATTCCATTGGTAGAGATAAAACGACTGCAAAAATAAATGGAAAACCTTATGCCCGTCTTATGATAGTAATTGGCGCAGAACATGCTGATTATGAAAAAAATCAGAAGCTAGCAACAAAGTTACACTATTTATTAGAAGAACGTTACCCAGGGTTAAGCAGAGGAGTGTATACCAAGAAGGGTGCAGGTACAAATGGGGTTTTCAATCAGGATTTATCGAATAATGCACTATTATTTGAATTTGGTGGCGTTGAGAATAACTTGGGCGAGCTTTATCGTTCAGCTGATGCACTCGCCGATGTATTTAGTGAAATGTTTTGGGACGCAGAGAAGGTAGATACTTCATCCTAG
- the lepA gene encoding translation elongation factor 4 codes for MAEIQRNVRNFSIIAHIDHGKSTLADRILERTKAITQREMKDQLLDAMDLERERGITIKLNAVQLNYQSNAGEEYLFHLIDTPGHVDFTYEVSRSLAACEGAILVVDAAQGIEAQTLANVYLALDNDLEIIPVINKIDLPSADPERVKQELEDVIGIDKDDVILASAKANIGIDEILERVIEAIPAPEGDPEEPLKALIFDSMYDPYRGVIAYVCIKEGSLKVGDKIKMMATGKEFEVNELGVFRPKPVNKDELIVGDVGYLTASIKNVGDSRVGDTVTLVDRPAKEPLPGYKRLNPMVFCGLYPVDSKNYNDLREALERLELNDSSLQYEAETSQALGFGFRCGFLGLLHMEIIQERIEREFNISLITTAPSVIYEVEQTDGTTINVDNPAFMPDPQQIKEVREPYVKATIMVPNEYVGSVMEIAQKKRGQFMDMEYLDDIRVNVIYHIPLSEIVYDFFDQLKSQTKGYASFDYDLIGYQASKLVKMDILLNGDTIDALSFIVHRDFAYERGKHIVDKLKDLIPRQQFEVPVQAAIGNKIIARSTIKAMRKNVLSKCYGGDISRKRKLLEKQKEGKRRMKMVGSVEVPQEAFMAVLEMDDN; via the coding sequence ATGGCAGAAATTCAAAGAAATGTGCGTAATTTTTCAATTATCGCTCATATTGACCATGGAAAGTCAACGTTAGCTGACCGTATTTTAGAGCGTACAAAAGCTATTACGCAACGAGAAATGAAAGATCAGCTTTTAGATGCAATGGATTTAGAGAGAGAACGTGGTATTACCATTAAATTAAATGCTGTACAACTGAATTATCAAAGTAATGCTGGAGAAGAATACCTTTTTCATTTAATTGACACACCTGGTCATGTTGATTTTACATATGAAGTATCCAGAAGTCTTGCTGCTTGTGAAGGTGCTATTCTAGTTGTGGATGCAGCGCAAGGAATTGAAGCACAAACACTAGCTAACGTATATTTGGCGTTGGATAACGATTTGGAAATCATACCCGTAATTAATAAAATTGATTTACCAAGCGCAGATCCAGAAAGGGTGAAACAAGAGCTTGAAGATGTTATAGGTATTGATAAAGATGATGTTATTTTAGCTTCTGCGAAAGCGAATATAGGAATTGATGAAATTTTAGAACGTGTTATTGAGGCAATCCCTGCACCTGAAGGCGATCCAGAAGAACCACTTAAAGCATTGATTTTTGATTCTATGTATGACCCGTATCGGGGAGTTATAGCGTATGTTTGTATTAAAGAAGGCTCTTTGAAGGTTGGCGATAAAATCAAGATGATGGCCACTGGAAAGGAATTCGAAGTGAATGAATTAGGTGTTTTTAGACCAAAACCAGTAAATAAAGACGAATTGATTGTTGGAGATGTAGGATACTTAACTGCTTCCATAAAAAATGTAGGGGATTCACGAGTTGGTGATACGGTTACATTAGTAGATCGCCCAGCTAAAGAACCATTGCCTGGATATAAACGCTTAAATCCAATGGTCTTTTGTGGATTGTACCCTGTAGATTCCAAGAACTATAATGACTTACGAGAAGCGTTAGAACGTTTAGAATTAAACGACTCGTCCCTGCAATATGAAGCTGAAACATCGCAAGCACTAGGTTTTGGTTTTCGTTGCGGATTTTTAGGGCTATTGCATATGGAAATCATTCAAGAGCGCATTGAAAGAGAATTTAACATTAGTCTAATTACTACGGCTCCAAGTGTTATTTATGAAGTGGAGCAAACGGATGGGACAACAATTAACGTTGATAATCCAGCGTTTATGCCGGACCCACAACAAATTAAAGAAGTAAGAGAGCCATATGTGAAAGCAACGATAATGGTTCCAAACGAATATGTCGGTTCTGTTATGGAAATTGCTCAAAAAAAGCGCGGTCAATTTATGGATATGGAATATTTAGATGATATTCGTGTTAATGTTATTTACCATATTCCGTTATCAGAGATTGTGTATGATTTCTTTGACCAATTAAAATCGCAAACGAAAGGCTATGCTTCATTTGATTATGACTTAATTGGTTATCAGGCATCCAAGCTAGTTAAAATGGATATTTTATTAAATGGGGATACGATTGATGCACTATCGTTTATTGTTCACAGGGACTTTGCTTATGAACGCGGTAAGCATATTGTAGACAAATTAAAAGATCTTATCCCTAGACAGCAATTTGAAGTCCCGGTACAAGCGGCAATTGGTAACAAAATCATTGCTAGATCTACCATTAAAGCAATGCGGAAAAATGTCTTATCCAAGTGTTATGGCGGGGATATTTCCAGAAAGAGGAAACTATTGGAGAAACAAAAAGAAGGAAAAAGACGGATGAAGATGGTTGGTTCTGTTGAAGTACCTCAAGAAGCATTTATGGCTGTTTTGGAAATGGATGATAATTAA
- the hemW gene encoding radical SAM family heme chaperone HemW: MIPIHSVYIHIPFCQQICHYCDFTKFFYNEQLANDYVDALKKEMSTYVPEKEKKVKTIFIGGGTPTALTVPQLEAVLRHIAETFDLHECEEFTIEANPGDFSKEKVALLSTYGVNRVSLGVQVFDNEMLKTLGRIHTVKDVYDTVSLLQDYGIHNISTDLIYALPNQTVAHFKDSLTKAMNLDLPHLSTYALQIEPKTVFYQRYKKGNLPRPPQEDEVKMYDILKTTAAKNGLYQYEISNFAKQGFESKHNLTYWNNNFYYGFGAGAYGYLPGKRYGNIRPLPAYIKQVNNDGKPVLHVDKIGKKEQIEEEMFLGLRRMEGVSKRQFTDKFGVSMDKIYRPSIEELVQRGWLLEREDQIALSEEGKIVANEVFERFLLDDLVI; this comes from the coding sequence ATGATACCGATACATTCTGTCTATATCCATATCCCATTTTGCCAACAAATATGTCATTACTGTGATTTTACGAAGTTTTTTTATAATGAACAATTGGCAAATGATTATGTTGATGCGTTAAAAAAAGAAATGTCTACCTACGTTCCTGAAAAAGAAAAGAAAGTAAAGACGATTTTTATCGGAGGTGGAACTCCTACTGCTTTAACCGTTCCACAGTTAGAGGCTGTTCTCCGTCATATTGCAGAAACATTCGATCTTCATGAATGTGAAGAGTTTACCATTGAAGCAAACCCTGGAGATTTCAGCAAGGAGAAGGTTGCTTTGCTAAGTACCTATGGGGTGAATCGAGTTTCACTTGGTGTCCAAGTGTTTGATAATGAGATGTTAAAGACACTTGGAAGAATTCACACTGTAAAAGATGTGTACGATACCGTCTCATTATTACAAGATTATGGAATTCATAACATCAGTACTGACTTGATATATGCACTTCCGAATCAAACAGTTGCCCATTTTAAAGACTCATTAACAAAGGCCATGAACTTAGATTTGCCACATCTTTCAACATATGCTTTGCAAATTGAACCTAAAACGGTTTTTTATCAGCGTTATAAAAAAGGCAATCTCCCTCGACCACCTCAAGAAGACGAGGTAAAAATGTATGATATTTTAAAAACAACTGCGGCGAAAAACGGCTTATACCAGTATGAAATTAGTAATTTTGCTAAACAAGGTTTTGAAAGCAAACATAATTTGACATATTGGAATAATAACTTTTATTATGGGTTTGGGGCAGGAGCATACGGTTATCTACCTGGCAAGCGATATGGTAATATTCGACCTTTACCGGCTTACATTAAACAAGTTAACAATGATGGGAAACCTGTTTTACATGTAGATAAAATTGGGAAAAAAGAGCAAATAGAAGAAGAAATGTTTCTCGGTCTACGTAGAATGGAAGGGGTAAGCAAACGTCAGTTTACAGATAAATTTGGTGTATCTATGGATAAAATATATCGTCCATCTATTGAAGAACTTGTACAACGTGGATGGTTACTAGAGCGAGAAGACCAAATAGCATTATCAGAAGAAGGTAAAATAGTAGCTAATGAAGTATTTGAAAGATTTTTGTTAGACGATCTGGTTATTTGA
- the hrcA gene encoding heat-inducible transcriptional repressor HrcA, protein MLTERQLLILQVIIDDFIESAHPVGSRAIAKKEVIPYSAATIRNEMADLEDLGFLEKTHSSSGRIPSEKGYRYYVDHLISPNILHQEGNVIKHMIQDGFFEFEQIVQMSAEVLSKLTNYTSIILGPEIFETKLKQIQIISLSVNTAVAILVTNTGHVEHRAFSIPEEIDSSDLEKMVNILNDQLHGVPILQLAEKFNAEIAAMMQKYVSDLNNSYQHLKGAFLQDHPVKLYIGGKSNMLMQPEFNDVDKIRAFYSMIENEDEIVNLLKQSSEGIKVSIGKENDVAAIKDLSLITAAYHLGEGQMGTIALLGPTRMEYRKVISLLSILSNEMTDVLYTRYKDED, encoded by the coding sequence ATGTTAACAGAAAGGCAGTTATTAATTTTACAAGTCATAATTGATGATTTCATCGAGTCGGCACATCCAGTTGGCTCACGTGCTATTGCCAAGAAAGAAGTGATTCCATATAGTGCTGCGACCATTCGTAATGAAATGGCAGATTTAGAAGATCTGGGATTTCTTGAGAAAACTCATTCTTCATCAGGACGCATTCCTTCTGAAAAAGGATATCGTTATTATGTGGACCATCTCATTTCACCAAATATCCTACATCAAGAAGGCAATGTAATTAAACACATGATTCAGGATGGTTTTTTTGAATTTGAACAAATTGTACAAATGTCTGCAGAAGTATTATCAAAGTTGACCAACTATACTTCCATCATACTGGGGCCTGAAATCTTTGAAACAAAACTGAAACAAATTCAAATTATTTCTTTGTCAGTCAATACCGCCGTAGCGATACTCGTTACAAATACAGGTCATGTAGAACATCGTGCATTTTCAATTCCAGAAGAAATAGATAGTTCAGATCTAGAGAAAATGGTAAATATTTTAAATGATCAGTTGCATGGTGTTCCAATTTTGCAGTTGGCTGAAAAATTTAATGCGGAAATTGCTGCGATGATGCAGAAGTATGTTTCCGATTTAAATAACTCCTATCAACATTTAAAGGGAGCATTCTTACAAGATCATCCTGTCAAATTATATATAGGCGGAAAATCTAATATGTTAATGCAGCCAGAGTTTAATGATGTTGATAAGATACGAGCTTTTTACTCCATGATTGAAAATGAAGATGAGATAGTGAATTTATTAAAGCAATCTAGCGAAGGCATTAAAGTATCTATCGGAAAAGAAAATGATGTTGCAGCGATAAAAGATTTAAGTTTAATTACGGCCGCTTATCATTTAGGAGAAGGGCAAATGGGGACAATCGCATTACTTGGGCCAACGAGAATGGAATATCGCAAAGTAATTTCATTATTAAGTATCCTTTCGAATGAAATGACAGACGTATTGTATACGAGGTATAAAGATGAAGATTAA
- the grpE gene encoding nucleotide exchange factor GrpE has protein sequence MEVSGVEEQEKNTNTATENDDKQEEVVEEEAVESVEVLDKDDTDEANDSDADAELQSKLKALQAEKEELYQKLLRVQAEYDNFKKRTVKEREAARKYQSQDLIQELLPALDNFERALQVEKTEDTASIIDGISMVYKQIKDALASQGAEEITAVGEEFDPNVHHAVMQIEAEDKPSNIVVEELQKGYKLKDRVIRPAMVKVNK, from the coding sequence ATGGAGGTGTCAGGCGTGGAGGAACAGGAAAAAAATACAAATACCGCTACTGAAAATGATGATAAACAGGAAGAAGTAGTGGAAGAAGAAGCAGTGGAATCTGTAGAAGTATTAGATAAAGATGATACAGACGAAGCGAATGACAGTGACGCAGATGCAGAACTACAATCAAAATTAAAAGCACTTCAAGCAGAAAAAGAGGAACTTTATCAAAAGTTACTTCGTGTTCAAGCTGAATATGATAATTTCAAAAAGCGCACGGTCAAAGAGCGTGAAGCAGCTCGTAAATATCAATCACAGGATTTAATTCAAGAATTACTACCTGCTTTAGATAACTTCGAGCGTGCCTTACAAGTTGAAAAAACAGAAGACACTGCAAGTATAATTGATGGTATATCGATGGTTTATAAGCAAATAAAAGATGCACTAGCTTCACAAGGCGCTGAAGAAATTACAGCTGTTGGGGAAGAATTTGATCCAAATGTACATCATGCTGTTATGCAAATAGAAGCTGAAGATAAGCCATCAAATATCGTTGTAGAAGAATTGCAAAAAGGCTATAAATTAAAAGATCGTGTTATTCGACCAGCAATGGTAAAAGTAAATAAATAA
- the dnaK gene encoding molecular chaperone DnaK produces the protein MSKIIGIDLGTTNSCVAVMEGGESVVIPNPEGNRTTPSVVAFKNGERQVGEVAKRQAITNPNTIQSIKRHMGTDYKVKIEDKEYTPQEVSAIVLQHLKSYAEDYIGEKVEKAVITVPAYFNDAERQATKDAGKIAGLEVERIINEPTAAALAYGIDKENEDQTILVYDLGGGTFDVSILDIGDGTFEVVSTAGDNRLGGDDFDQVIIDHMVQEFKKENGIDLSKDKMATQRLKDAAEKAKKELSGVSQTQISLPFITAGEAGPLHLEMTLTRAKFEELSSDLVERTMVPTRKALSDADYTANDIDKVILVGGSTRIPAVQEAIKRVIGKEPSKGVNPDEVVALGAAIQGGVLQGDVKDVVLLDVTPLSLGIETMGGVTTKLIERNTTIPTSHSQVFSTAADNQTAVDIHVLQGEREMAADNKTLGRFQLTDIPPAPRGVPQIEVTFDIDANGIVNVRAKDLGTNKEQSITIKSSSGLSDEEVDKMVKEAEENAEEDKKRREEIELRNEADQLIFTTDKTIKDLGDKVSEEEKQKAEAAKEELKSALEADDMDKIKEKKEALQEQVQQLSVKLYEQMAQEQQAQQGSQESNSGDDDVVDAEYQEVDDEEDKDKK, from the coding sequence ATGAGTAAAATAATTGGTATTGACTTAGGTACAACAAACTCTTGTGTCGCAGTAATGGAAGGTGGCGAATCTGTTGTTATCCCAAACCCTGAAGGGAACCGGACAACGCCTTCTGTTGTAGCGTTTAAAAATGGGGAGAGACAAGTTGGGGAAGTTGCAAAGCGTCAGGCAATTACCAACCCAAATACTATCCAATCTATTAAACGTCATATGGGCACAGATTACAAGGTAAAAATTGAAGATAAAGAATATACACCACAAGAAGTTTCAGCTATTGTACTTCAACACCTTAAGTCTTATGCAGAAGATTATATTGGAGAAAAAGTAGAAAAGGCTGTTATTACAGTTCCAGCATACTTTAATGATGCAGAACGTCAAGCTACTAAAGATGCCGGTAAGATTGCAGGTTTGGAAGTTGAGCGGATTATTAACGAACCTACAGCAGCAGCTTTAGCATATGGAATTGATAAAGAAAATGAAGATCAAACAATTTTAGTATATGATCTAGGTGGAGGAACATTTGACGTTTCTATTTTAGATATTGGTGACGGTACATTTGAAGTTGTTTCTACAGCTGGAGATAATCGTCTAGGTGGTGACGATTTTGACCAAGTTATCATTGACCATATGGTACAAGAATTTAAGAAAGAAAATGGCATTGATTTATCCAAGGATAAAATGGCTACACAACGTTTGAAAGATGCCGCTGAAAAAGCGAAAAAAGAACTATCTGGAGTATCACAAACACAAATCTCTTTACCGTTTATTACAGCGGGTGAGGCTGGACCTCTACACTTAGAAATGACTTTAACAAGAGCGAAATTTGAAGAACTCTCTTCTGATCTTGTTGAGCGTACGATGGTTCCTACTCGCAAAGCTTTATCAGATGCAGATTACACAGCTAATGATATTGACAAAGTTATTTTAGTTGGTGGTTCTACAAGAATTCCAGCTGTTCAAGAAGCTATTAAACGTGTCATTGGTAAAGAACCATCTAAAGGGGTAAACCCAGATGAAGTTGTTGCGCTTGGTGCAGCTATTCAAGGTGGCGTTCTGCAAGGTGATGTAAAAGATGTTGTATTATTAGACGTAACGCCACTTTCTTTAGGTATTGAAACAATGGGTGGTGTAACAACTAAACTTATTGAACGAAATACAACCATTCCGACAAGTCACTCACAAGTTTTTTCAACAGCAGCTGATAACCAAACAGCCGTTGATATTCATGTATTGCAAGGTGAACGTGAGATGGCAGCTGATAACAAGACGTTGGGTCGTTTCCAATTAACTGACATTCCACCAGCACCACGTGGAGTTCCACAAATAGAAGTAACTTTTGATATTGATGCAAATGGTATTGTTAACGTCCGCGCTAAAGATTTAGGTACAAATAAAGAACAGTCTATTACCATTAAATCTTCTTCTGGTCTTTCTGATGAAGAAGTAGATAAAATGGTAAAAGAAGCGGAAGAAAATGCAGAAGAAGATAAGAAACGTCGTGAAGAAATTGAATTGCGTAATGAAGCTGATCAACTAATCTTTACAACGGATAAAACAATTAAAGATCTTGGTGATAAAGTCTCTGAGGAAGAAAAACAAAAAGCAGAAGCTGCTAAAGAAGAGTTGAAATCTGCACTTGAAGCTGATGATATGGATAAGATCAAAGAAAAGAAAGAAGCTTTACAAGAACAAGTGCAACAGCTTTCTGTTAAATTGTATGAGCAAATGGCACAAGAACAACAAGCTCAACAAGGTTCACAAGAGTCAAATAGTGGCGATGATGATGTTGTGGATGCAGAATACCAAGAAGTAGACGATGAAGAAGACAAAGATAAAAAATAA